The Malus sylvestris chromosome 3, drMalSylv7.2, whole genome shotgun sequence genomic sequence CACAGAAGTATGAATTAGTCAAGTCCATGTAGTTGATATTGTGGAGTACTGGTGTCCCTATGAATGGCTGCTGTTTGACTTTAGAGTTGACGTGGTACGCAGCAGATTATACTCGCCTAATCGCACATTCCTAATTACTGATTAAACAAGTTGTTGCACCATATACGCATGCAAGCAATATTCGCATAATCATCATTCTTTTTAGACAAAGTGCTGCACTAACGGCTATAGTTTTGGTTCCTTGCTTTGCGGCGTTCATGTCATTGATGAGGAAAACAAGATCAAATTGATGGGGAAGACTAAACAACTCACTATCATTTTATATCGTTTTGGTTGCGAATGCTTTACgttatttgtgtgtgtgtatgtatatcaCGACTTCTAGTTCATGTCATAATTTCTACGCTATTTTCTACCGTCCCACGTATGCGTGTCACCTTTCACATGAACTGCACAAATGCCTACATTGTTGAGATGATATTAAAATCTTTAGAAGTCGTTTGATGATAATTTCGCTTTCAGTTCTTGATtttgtgtcttttttttttatttttttttattttgtattctcATTAGGCCAACAACACACCTTTTCAACCCAATACCAAACTATTATAACTTTTGAAGATCGAAGAGAAAGATAAGAGACAAAGAAAAGGGATATTGTTGTGAGATTGACGGTATGTATGTAGTGGAATAAAGTAAATAAGACACAATATTACGAGGTTTGGTAAGTGTACATACGTCTTCAAGGCAGCAGGAGTACTTTCTTTCATTAtctgaaataataggagtacaaaataactttcactattttctctcttctctctagctTGGCTCACTtatattttctttcatcttctttttttcttttctctcttcctatcCTCTTTGTTTTCCTTTCCTCCTTATGTTTCTCACCTCATTTCTTTTCCTTATTCTTCAATCTTTTATGGGCAAAAGTCAGGACCTAACAAActcatcttttaaaaaaatatatattaatggGAACCAAAGTCATCAAGTAAATAGTAAACTTTAATCACATTTCGAAGTCTTCATTCACTCTGTTTTTTAGTGGGCATTCACACTTCTTTTATAACATATACCTTTTGTTTCTAGTAGAGGAAGGACATTGTGGGAAAAGAATATACGCGTTACAAAGTGCCATTCAAAACATGGTCATGCTCAACTATATGTAACCAACACTTCCAAAAGTTTAGGGACCAACTTTTGGGCGAAAGAAAACTAAAGGTTGAATTAATAGCACTTTGGCGATTCGAGCACGAATCAAATTGCCTGAGTGCTGCTCTTCATTTCCTTTGATTTCCTCTACTTTAATCGACCCCcgtccttttaaaaaaaatacttgtaTTAGATGGGGTGTACCGTGCACCACCTTGTCCACCCCTTATAattaatgtatttttatttttattgtacaTAATTCATAATCGAAAATCATTCATTTTTTCAAACTCTCAGTTGACGATCTCTGTAAAATGTCATTTAATCAAATATCATTTAGTCATCTATGTCTATAGAATAAATAGAGGTGTTGGGTAATTCATAATGAACCGCTCATTTAattgatacatatatataactaaATGATCTCCAATTCGAAttcatttttgtaaaaatgatattttaattgatcatcaagaaaaaataatttgttAGTCACATATAATATTGGGCTAATGTAAACGAATAGGTTAAtactttttcactttttttcgGTTACAGAAGCCCAATCTGTTTCCTTGATTTGGGCAGGACTAGGCAGGCCTGTTAATCCGATCCAAGCCTTTTCCTTCATGTGGGCCCCTAAGCTGTAGTAATCAGCTCCAACATTTGCTCCACCGGCCATAACGGCTACTAATTTGAACTATCTGGCATATTGACTAATTTGTCCTTAAAGTTGAGCTCTATTTCAATATTATATTGActtagttaaaaaaataataataattagtgTTTTTTCCCAAACTAATTTGTCCGTAAAGTAAAATAAATTCAACCACGAGCTGATAATCCAGTAGTAAAGAACGGATTACGAGGCTTCCTTCAAATGTTTCTGTGAGTCTTTTCAGTCATTAAAAATGATAGATAATTATGGCTTACCACCAATTATCCctcttttaaaataaaaaaacacaaaagaaatttatattctattttattgatgattttatAAATATTACCAATTTATGTTATATGCGATCTATAATATATGCAATTCCATTTTCAAGTCAACAGATGATAAATGAATATTCATTTCTACAGTTGAAATATCAAAATCAGTCTACGCACTTTTATACTTAAGCCACTTTCCTAAGGGGCAATATAGTCATTGAACCCagatttgaattattatttttggacGGGACCAATTCGTTGCAAATGATGTTAAaactaaaaaccctaaaaaatcttcctctttctttctcaACGGTCATAATCCCTCTCCTCctacacatttaaaaaaaacgctctcttccctctctctctccaacatTTTCGAATTCAAATCTCTGtatagctctctctctctctctctctctcttgattGCTTGCGATCTGAGAACAATGAGGACGAAGAACAGCAACACCAACAGTGCCTGCGAGTCTCGATTCTTAGGAACCATTTCAGCTTCGTCGCTTCGAAACCTCCTTCCCAGATCCATGTCCACTAAGAACAGCAAATCCATTTTCAACCTACGAAACCATAATTCCGAAAATACCCCTCCACTCAGTCCCAACATCCAGATCAATCACCATGCCGATGACGACTCCTCCGCTTCACAAACCAAGCCTGTACTCTCCGATTCGTCCAAATCTAAGATCACAGAACCGGACGGCCAGAAACAAGCATTGCCGGTGGTGAAGGTATTTATTATTGTCTAATTTCGGAATCTGAGACTTGAGAATTTTAAGTAATTTGAAAATCAAATATTAGAAGCTTAATTTTGAAATGGCTTAAATTTTAGAGTGAGATTGATCAATCCGACGGTCAGGGAGAACTCCTGCCACCTCTAGACCCATCAGTGAAGGTAATTgaaatttgagttttgtttgtttatttatttgtctATTGTATCATTACTTtctgttttcttattttttttgggttttgaaatTTGTTTAGGTTGTGGTGAGAATCAGACCAACTAAAGATGGTGCAAATTGGGGAGATCGGACTGTTAAGAAGGTCTCGCCACGCAGTTTATCAGTTGGGGGCCGTACATTTTCATTTGATTCGGTTTTTGATTTGAAATCCGGACAGGTATGATTCTTTGATTAGTCACAATATGAGGAGTGAGGAATTGGGTTTTTGTTAATCTTCTTCTTAGCTTTGAAAACTAAATTCAAGCGGATTTTGATACATGGTTACTTTTTGGTGCGTACCAGGAGGATGTTTTTCAGACGGTTGGTGTACCTGTGGTTAAGAATGCCTTAGCCGGTTACAATACTTCAATCTTGTCATATGGACAGGTACGAATTCATATGCTTCGATGAACGGTCGATTCAACTTGGAtaatttgtatttgttttgtGAATATCTTCAATTGAATTTTCTGTAGAGCGGAAGTGGTAAGACATACACGCTATGGGGTCCACCAAGTGCCATGGTTGAGGATGCCTCTCCTGGAAGTTGCCAGGGCATTGTTCCACGCATCTTCCAAATGCTGTTTTCTGAGATTCAAAAGGTATGTTCTTTGGTTTCTTGTTTAGTTTTATATCTGGAAGGTTACGAAAGCACTAGGCAGGTGTGTATGGATATGTATTTATTAATGTTATTTTGGGATTGGTACATGTAGGAGCAAGAGAATTCCGAAGGGAAACAGTTGAATTACCAGTTCCGTTGTTCATTTCTCGAGGTATACTTCTTGTTACTCTTCAAATTCTCTGTACTATATATCATCAAGGATCCTTATATAGTCATGGTTTTGTAAATGTTTCTCTGCAACAGATATATAACGAACAAATTGGAGATTTACTTGATCCAACCCTGCGGAACCTTAAGGTGGAGGTTCTCTTTGTTATCAAGTTCTTCCACTGAtgcttgtttttcaaattttttagttCATTAGTAAATGCTTAAGATACTCACGGGTTTTACTTTAATCTGTTTTAGATCAAGGATGATCCCAAAAATGGATTTTATGTTGAGAATCTAACTGAGGAGTATGTGACAAGCTATGATGATGTGACACAAATTCTGATTAAGGTGCGCTATATACGCACAATTTTCTATTTACTATCGAGGTCCAAATGTctgtttttttcttgtttttggcttcGCATACTCATCAACGTTTCTGTACATGGAGCAGGGGCTTTCAAGTAGAAAAGTTGGAGCAACTAGCATGAACTCCAAGAGCTCTAGATCCCATATTGTTTGTACATTCATCATCGAATCATGGTGTAAGGTAACGTTGCACATTGAAATTTTCGATGTACTAATGggatattatatttttgttgaatAGAAAGTGGTTTCGTTATTGCTTTCGTGTCTATCACTCGAGCACGGTGCTTATTCACTTGATTCTACAGGAGAGCTCATCCAAGTGCTTTGGTAGCTCAAAAACAAGCAGGATGAGTTTTGTTGATCTTGCTGGCCTGGACAGAAATAAAGGCGATGATGACACAGGTAGACAATGCGCGAGGGACGACAAACATGTGAAGAAGTCCTTGTCACGGCTTGGGTATGGTTCAGTAACCTTCATGTTTGGTTCCATAACCTTTCGTAATCATTCCATCAGGCATTGTAAATGACTTACAGGATGGTGTTACAATATGCGGAATACATTTCTGatgacaaaagaagaaaaatagttTGCTATCAATTTTACGTTCTTCTGCATTAAATTATTGTTCGTGCGCAAGGATGCATTTTATGGAAACATAGCCAATCTTTTGTATATTTTTAGATTCATGCGCAAGGATGCATTTTATGGAAACATAACCAAGCTTTTGTGTATTTTTAGACTTTGTGGATCATTTGTCTCTGACCGGTGCAATTTTTTAACCGTTAATGTTGTTATTTTGGTGCAGGCTTTTGGTGAATACTCTTGCAAAAGCGCCCCAGTCTGAAAAATCTGAAGATTTACCATATAAGTCTTCCTGCTTAACACATTTACTGCGAGAATCAATTGGTGGCAACTCAAAACTTACAGTCATCTGTGCGGTTTCCCCAGACAACAAGTATTTGACTCCTCTCTGCTAATTGCTTTTTTGCTATGAAGTTTGATTTATTATTAGTGTGCTTGGATACATTAATTCACATCATAATTGCATAGCattcatacattcatacattGTATTGTAAATCCTCTGAAACATTCATTATGCTTGTCAAATGCAGAAATAATGGCGAGATACTGCGAACTTTAAGGTTTGGAGAACGAGCGAAATCTGTTAGGAATGAACCAGTAATAAATGAAATAACAGAGGATGATGTTAATGATCTGAGTGATCAAATTCGCCAGTTAAAGGTACTAAGTTCTTTGTAGTTCTATCTGGATTTCTGTCACAAAGGCTGAAGGTGATAGAAATTTGAGGTTTATGAAATGTGTGTTTTGCAGGAAGAACTTATAAGAGCAAAGTCTAGTGGCTCACTTGTGATTAAGAATGGATATTTCCAAGGGAGAAATGTACGTGAAAGCTTGAATCAATTGCGGGTGAGCCTGAATCGATCTTTGATTTTACCCAGCATAGATAATGATTCTGATGAAGAGGTAAATGTGGATGAACATGATGTAAGGGAACTACGTAAGCAGCTAGATGAGCTGCATAATTCTTATGAACATGATGTTGGGGACAATTCTGTCAGTAAAGATTCTGCTCAGTTGGGTGGAAGTTGTTATGCAGACTCGATAAGTGAAGATGACTTTCATAGTTCGGACGAAAAGGAGATTGAGGTATCTGAAGAAATTGATCTGGATTTTTCTCAGAATGAGCTACCTCCCAAGGACAACTTCGAATTGGCAGAAGAGATTTCTCCTACCACCACTGGTCCAGTAAACAGAAGCGGTGTTTCAATCAGTTTATGCTGTCGGTCCCCAGTCCTCCAAGACCCAACATTGTCCGAGTCTCCAAAACTTGGAAATGCACAAAGAAAGAGCGTCACTTTTGCTCCAAGCTTTTCAGTTAGTCAGAACAACGTATCAGACAGTTCCAAGTTCAAGTCAGATGTATTGAGACAGTCGCTGAATCAAAGTGAAAACATCCAATCCTCTTTGCGCTCAAGCAAAATATTTCCAGGCCCCACTGAGTCATTGGCTGCCAGCCTCCAGAGGGGCTTGCAGATAATTGACTACCACCAGCAGAACTCTGAATCAAGAAAATCCGCAGTCTC encodes the following:
- the LOC126614444 gene encoding kinesin-like protein KIN-12F, with the translated sequence MRTKNSNTNSACESRFLGTISASSLRNLLPRSMSTKNSKSIFNLRNHNSENTPPLSPNIQINHHADDDSSASQTKPVLSDSSKSKITEPDGQKQALPVVKSEIDQSDGQGELLPPLDPSVKVVVRIRPTKDGANWGDRTVKKVSPRSLSVGGRTFSFDSVFDLKSGQEDVFQTVGVPVVKNALAGYNTSILSYGQSGSGKTYTLWGPPSAMVEDASPGSCQGIVPRIFQMLFSEIQKEQENSEGKQLNYQFRCSFLEIYNEQIGDLLDPTLRNLKIKDDPKNGFYVENLTEEYVTSYDDVTQILIKGLSSRKVGATSMNSKSSRSHIVCTFIIESWCKESSSKCFGSSKTSRMSFVDLAGLDRNKGDDDTGRQCARDDKHVKKSLSRLGLLVNTLAKAPQSEKSEDLPYKSSCLTHLLRESIGGNSKLTVICAVSPDNKNNGEILRTLRFGERAKSVRNEPVINEITEDDVNDLSDQIRQLKEELIRAKSSGSLVIKNGYFQGRNVRESLNQLRVSLNRSLILPSIDNDSDEEVNVDEHDVRELRKQLDELHNSYEHDVGDNSVSKDSAQLGGSCYADSISEDDFHSSDEKEIEVSEEIDLDFSQNELPPKDNFELAEEISPTTTGPVNRSGVSISLCCRSPVLQDPTLSESPKLGNAQRKSVTFAPSFSVSQNNVSDSSKFKSDVLRQSLNQSENIQSSLRSSKIFPGPTESLAASLQRGLQIIDYHQQNSESRKSAVSFSFEHLALKPVKANSSSQTLPETRPSIDGASSSFLCASCKRRVYEDDTNEVPDSLKTWTVAVEEAGNPNQMTEDVVEEAKKEELENRCKEQATKIEQLNQLIEQFKSCADNGKEMIPYEEFKDGKKLVRGSSVDIHQPETIKEKCEIQEVQNQFDLGDGNADFDMDEKEALLKEVQMLRAKLQSRTDASPNKSTERLRSSLLSRSIQLRKSSTFRDNSEEELEKERQRWTEMESDWISLTDDLRVDLESIRRRAERVEMELKLEKQNTEELDDVLQRSVLGHARMVEHYVELQDKYNGLVAKYRAIMAGIAEVKRAAAKAGAKGRGSRFSKSLATELSVLRVERERERELLKKENKSLKIQLRDTAEAVHAAGELLVRLREAEHSASVAEENFTNVHQENEKLKKQMEKLKRKHKMEMITMKQYMADSKLPESALQPLYREDSVIPHNTDDDQAWRAEFGAIYQEHY